The Solibacillus sp. FSL R7-0668 genome includes the window AAGCTAAGCATTTAGTCATGCATGCTTTCATCGAATTAGAAGGGGATATGAAAATGATGTTCTCGGATACATTCCCAGGCTCACCACAAGTAACGGTAGGGGATAATATTACAATTGCCTATATGTCAGAGGATGAAAATCAAATTCGCTCAATCTTTGAAGGGTTAGCGGAGGGCGGCACAGTAACAATGCCTTTACAAGAAACATTTTGGAGCAAATGCTATGGACAAGTGACAGATAAGTTCGGCGTTTTATGGCAATTAAGCTACGAGCAATAATGGATTTATGTAGAACGCGACAAAAAAGTTGTTGCGTTCTTTTTTAGTACCATGTATATTGATATTAGTACCAAGTGCTAATACTAATCTTATAGAAAATTAAAGGCAGGTAACAAATACGTATGAAGCGTTCAAAAAAAGAGCGTCAGTCGTTATTGACGGAAAAAATAGCCGACAATCCTTTCATAACAGATGAACAATTAGCAACAGAATTTAATGTCAGTGTTCAAACGATTCGTCTGGATCGCATGGAGTTAGCTATTCCGGAATTGCGTGAACGTATAAAGGATGTTGCTGCGAAAAAATATGATGAAGTAAAATCACTGCCTCTGGATGAAGTGATTGGAGAAATTATTGATATAGAGCTAGACAATCGTGCTATTTCAATTTTTGATGTT containing:
- a CDS encoding VOC family protein, whose protein sequence is MAKMHPYFVFKGETKEAVALYAKLFNAKNVNVLTFGEMPEDPAHPVPEEAKHLVMHAFIELEGDMKMMFSDTFPGSPQVTVGDNITIAYMSEDENQIRSIFEGLAEGGTVTMPLQETFWSKCYGQVTDKFGVLWQLSYEQ